A stretch of DNA from Brevibacillus ruminantium:
TGTACACGAAAAACTATCTGCGGGCCGGCGGCAAACGGGCTTTTTCCGAGTACTACCATGTAAAAAAAGACACCGTTCAGTTTCAATCCTTCTTGCGGGACAACATGGTATTTGCCCAGCACAACCTGGTAACGGACCGGTCTTTTAATGAATTTCATACAATTATCTGCCGGAATGTCATGATTTACTTCAATCACAGTCTTCAGGATCACGTCCACCAATTATTTTATGAAAGTCTTTGTACCAACGGTTTTCTCGGGCTTGGGGATAAGGAAGGAGTTGTATTTACGACCCATGCAAATGGCTACGAAGAAGTTGACGGAACAGAAAAACTTTATCGTAAATTGCAATGACTATCTCGTCTGTTCACCAATCACACCGAGTGAAGATGCTTGGGAAGCGGAAAATAAGGTACATATCCTGCTGGTAGATGATCGCAAGGAGAACCTGCTCTCGCTGGAGGCGGTGCTTGATTCTCCCGAGTATCACCTTGTTTCCGTTCAGTCGGGGGAAGAGGCATTGCGATGCATGCTAAACGATGAATTCGCGTGCGTTCTGCTGGATGTGCAGATGCCGGGGATGAACGGCTTTGAGACAGCCAAGCTGATCAAACAACGGGAAAAATCACGGCATATTCCAATCCTCTTCATCACGGCGATCAGCAAGGCTACCGAGCACGTGGTACAAGGCTATGAAGCAGGGGCTATCGATTATATCTTCAAACCATTTCACCCCGATACCTTGCGAATGAAAGTAGAGGGATTTATTCAGCTTTACCGCAAACAAAAGCAAATTGAATATCAGCGGGAAATGCTTCGCTACCGAACCATGGAACTGCTGGAGGCGAATAAAAGTCATTATTATACCTTAATGGAACTGCAAAAAAGCGAAGCTCTGTCCCGGACGATTGTCGAAGCGTCAGCGGATACCATCCTGACACTGGATGAGAACCGAATCATCCTCTCTGCCAATCAGGTGGTAGAGTCTATGTTTGGCTATCAGATATGTGAGATTATCGGTATGCACATCGAGCTGTTACTGGAAATCCCTTCAAAAAATTCGAGGTGTAGGGAGGACCGGATTATAGAAACCGTGGCCACACGCAGCGATCACACGCAGTTTGCCGTTGATGTGCAATTCAAGAAAGCGACGGTCCAGCAGAAGCACATCTACGTCTGCTCCATACGGGACATCACCGAGAGAAAACAACTGGAAATCGAACGAAAACATCACTATCAGCAGTTGGAGCAGCTGGTAAATGAACGGACACAAGAGCTAGTACTTTCCCAGGAGCTGTTTCAAAAGATTTTTCAGTCCAGTCCCTGCTTGATGGCGATCCGTTCATGCAAAGATCGCTGCTATATCGATGTGAACAAAAGCTGGCTCTCGTACACCGGCTATGCCTACGAAGAAGTAAAACACCTGCCTCATGACCGGCTGATCTTAGCGAAGGAAAGTGTGCAAGCGGAGTGTGCGATTGATCTGGAGGATGCCGTCCGCAACGAAAAAATCAGTTACGTGACCAGGTCAGGAGAAGTTCGGGAGGGCCTTCTGTCAACAGAGAAGATAAACATTCGGGGGGAGTGCTGCATCCTAAGTGTGATCACGGATATTACCGATCGCGTCTATCTGGAAAAAGAGATGGCGCGGCTGGATCGGCTTCATCTGATCGGAGAGATGGCAGCGGGAATTGCTCATGAAATCCGGAATCCGATGACGACCGTCAGAGGCTTTCTGCAATTGGAAAAAAGCAAGAAAGACACAGAGAGCTTCCAGTTTGTGGATATTATGATTACAGAGCTTGATCGTGCCAATACGATCATCACAGAATTTCTCACGCTGGCGAAAAACAGGACAAGCAATTTGAAGAAACAGCACTTATTGCCGATCATCGAACCACTTCTTCCACTCGTGCAGGCTGAAGCCTCTCTCAGCGGAAAGGACCTGTATACAGAGCTGAAGGCATGTCCCGAGCTCTTCCTGGATGTAAAAGAAATCCGCCAACTGTTTCTCAATCTGACGCTGAACGGCATGGAAGCGATGAACAGTGGCGGGGTATTGACCGTGAAGACTTATGTGAAGGATCAGGATGTTGTTTTGGAGATTGGCGATCAAGGACCAGGAATTGATGAAGACCTGTTGGATAAAATCTGGACGCCGTTCTTTACGACCAAAGAAGAAGGAACTGGCCTCGGACTGGCGGTCTGTTACAGTATTGCCAACCGGCATCATGCCCGCATCGAGGTCGAAACCAGTGAGCGGGGCACGACGTTTTTTGTCCTGTTTCCCATACGGAGCTAAGATCGTTTCAAATTCCGTAGGATTGCCGGATGGACCGCCTGATGATCATAAAGAGCGCAACAGGAACGTAGATGACAGAGACCAGGATGCCGTAAAAGTAAACTGCTTCTGCAAATCCATCCGGGACGCGCACACTGGCAAGTACCCAGAGGAGACCGATAGTCAGGGACAGGAAAAGAGCGGCTACTGCTTTCAGCAGATCAAGGAAGCCTTGCTGCTTTATCAGAAAGGTGATGACAGCCAAAGCGAGAAGGGTGAAAAGCCACGCACTGCCCATCCCGGAGTCATCACTGAACGTACCATCGTCGATCGGCCAATCGATAAACCAATAGCGCACCATAAAGATTTGAAACATGCCCAAAATGCTGAGAAGGAGAAAGCCTCTTTTGCGGCTCTTTTTGCTCTGCTGCTCACGTTCTAGCTGTTGTTCCTGGCTGAAAAACACCTTGTCCAGTTGATCGGCCTTTTTGCCGATTTCAAAAGACAGTTTCCCCGCGTACGGATACTTGGGGACCTCCTCGATCCACTCCTTTTCTGGAATGGCCGCGGACAAGGCTTGATCGGTGCAGTAAATGCGTACCTGATTTGCCTCAAACACGGATAACCACTCGTTCACCGTCGGAGCATCGCTCAGCGTGAAAAAGAGCACTTCATCCTTGCCCTCGCTGCTTTTGCCGCTGATGAGAAGTTTGGCGACTTGATAGAACACAATCTTGGCATTGGGGCGAGAGGGTCGGTACTCCGCCTCGACAGTCTGCTGGTAGTCCATGCCGATCAGGAGAGAGTCCATGTCTGCAAACGGAAGAAAGCATGTTTTTTCTTCCTTCGTCATTTGGTTCTTGTACGAGTAAAAATATCCGTCTTTTCGCAGTTCTACGCTCATCCGTAATTTTGTGTAAAGCCGCAAATTTTTGTAGGCAAATCGACCCAGCCACGTGAACAGGATGATGAGAATCCCGAATAATACAAGAAGCCCCGACTCTTCCTCAGAAAACGGATTGATCACAAGGACAAGGAGAGAAGCTAGTGCGATCAGGAAGAACAGGGAGATTAGTCCGATGTGAAGTACGAGCGCCCATTTTGGCAGTTCGTTTGAGAATAAACGGCTATGTTTTCTCTGCATTTCTATCAAAGGGATCACCTCCTGATTTATTCTAGCGCAAATCGTCGATTAATTCGCATTTTGTTGAGAAAATGGGAAATAAGTAACGGGATGGAAACGGGAACTGAATCGAAAATGAAAAATAGACCGATCCCTGTGGCAGGGCGGTCTTTTTTTGTACTTTCGGAAGGTTTAATTTCGCTAACGCGTTACATAGCTGTTTGACTTGGCGATAAGCAACGTTTTTCTAATAGAGGCAAAGGGAAAATCAGCCTGGATGCAGGGGAAGACTTTTGCTCAAGGCAGTTTGCGCACAGGCGGGATGCGATACGGCTCGCTGAGCGACTTGGGCCGCGGCTCGAACATGCGCAGGACCAGATTAAACGGGCCGGATGGGGCCGGCAGCCAGTTAGACTCCCCTTTGGGCGGCGGCGTGCTTTGGATATAGAGGTCCAGGGAACCGTCGGGATTGTAGACGAGCCCCTTTGTGAGACTGCCGATCGAGTATCGCTGGATGCTGTTGGGTACCAGGTAAAAATCGGGGCCATACATCGTAACGGACCAAAAAGCCGATACGTCGGGAATCTGATCCTTGGCAAAATGCAGGACGTACTTGTTTTTTCCGTTCAGCGGCACTCCGGTGCTGTCCACAAACGTTCGGGCGTATTTTTCTTCGCTGGGGACATTGGCGCCGATCCCGGAATAAGCGACGTACGCGCGCAGGAGAAACTGATCGCCGTACCGACCGAGCAGAGGGGTGGACGTCCAGCCGTTTTCGCTTTGCGTAAACAGCTTGTCGCTGTGTTCGATGATGGATCGTGCGTCACGGGCGGCTCGTGTCAGCCCCGCAATGATGGGCGGGTCCAGCGCCTGCGGCTGAAACCCCGTGCTGGGATCGATGCCGATCAGCTTGAACTGGTCGAGCAGGACCTCATCGCACGGTGGCGGCGGATTGCGTTTGATCGCATCGGTCATGACGGCAAAAAAAGCCAAGGGGTCCAGCACTTGCTGTGTCTTGTTTGATTTTGCTGATGTCAGCGGTCCTGGTTGAGCCTTGTTTTCGTGATTACCTGGAGAGGACAAGGCAAATTGCTTTTGGAAGGCAACGGCCTTTGGCAAATCAGCCTGATCCTTTACCTCTACCCGTCCGATCAGCCAAACCATGTTTGTGGGGGCGACGATACGCTTCGTGCGGGAGGGCAGCTTTCCTTTCCAGGAAGGACCGACGATGGCGTAGTTGCCAGCCTTTTGCTTGGTGCTGCGGCTGGATACATTTTGAAACACATTGGTGTAGGCATCCAGCATCTCGATCGTGTAATACCGTCCATCCGGATCTTCCGGGACGTGCAGGGTGACCGGACCGTTGGCCAGATCGAGCCAGGCAAACAAATACAGTGTATCCGCATTGGGCGACACGATGACCCTGTCTGCGGGAGTGGCTAAGCGGGTGATATACGCAAATTGGTTCAATGGCGCCAGGTTCTGCAGGCTTTCAGCTTTGATTTTCTCCATCTCGACGAGCGGGTAGCCGTACAGATACGCTTGAACACCCAAGACATAGGCAAGCTGTTCCTTTGCTTGAATGGCCCCGATTTTGTACGGTTGTCGCGATGAGCCCTCCGGTTTGGGAGCGGCAGGAGAAGCCGCAGCCTGCTGGACTGGCGTAAAGCTTCCTGACCAGAGGACGGAAAGAACGGTGAGAATCGTCGTAAACACGGCAGCGAACACACGATTTTTTCTGGATATCCGAATCAAACCCTGATCCCCTACTTTCGATAACGGTGCCGAATGCGTAGTGCCATTAGATGCTGATACTATTGTTTTCCAGATTTCGGGAATTATGCCCCTGCGTAATGATTGCGAAACTCCATGCCATGGTACGCAGAAAATCATGGGCATTGCCATTTTTCTATCCTGTGATGAGACAGGTCAGGTAAGCCCTTCGCGATTTTTCAACAATTTTTTCGCGATTTGCAAGCAACAAAATCTTCCTTGCAGCGTCTACTAGATTGATAGATAGAAAAGTGTGCCAAACCAGTATAGAGAAGTATGGGGAATTTTTTTGCTGTTAGGAGGATTTGAAATTGAAGAAACATGGCTTTCTCATGGGTTTGTTCGTTTTGTTGCTAGGTGTTCAACCAGTCATGGCGGCTTCGGCACAGCCTCAGCCAAGTATTTTTGCTGCCTTCACAGGCTCGCAAACAAGTAAGCTTGTGGCTTCTGTGGCACCGCCTGATATCGCCGGCAACGGGTCTGTCATTGCTCCGCCGGCTGCGATCAATACTGGTTCCGGAGCAGGGACAAACGAAACAAACACAACGCTCAACCAGGTACAACAGCACCCAGAAATGCGTGCGGCATGGGTAAGCACGGTATTCAACATTGATTGGCCGTCAAAGGCAGGCCTCAGTGCGGAACAGCAAAAAGCGGAATACATACACATGCTGGACGAGTTGAAGGCAACGGGCATGAACTCGATTATCGTTCAGGTTCGCCCGGAGTCGGATGCGATTTATCCATCCAAGCTGGTTCCGTGGTCCAAATGGCTGACGGGTACGCAAGGCAAAGATCCGGGGTACGATCCACTCGCTTTCATGGTGGAAGAAACGCATAAGCGCGGCATGAAATTCCATGCCTGGTTCAACCCGTTTCGGGCAAGCACCTCGGCAGTAAGGGAAAACCTGGTTGCGACTCACCCGGCACGCGTACATCCAAACTGGGCCGTGGTGCACAATAACCTGCTGATTTACAATCCGGGACTGCCGGAAGTGCGTAAGCACATCATTGCCGGCATTATGGAAGTGGTGAACAACTATAATATCGACGGTGTTCACCTGGACGACTATTTCTACCCGTATGGAAAAGAAGATTTCAAGGACGATGCTGCTTTTGCCGCCTATAACCAGGGCCGATTCACCAATAAAGGCGACTGGCGCCGCGATAATGTCAACGTATTTGTAAGAGATCTCTATCAGTCGATTAAAAGCGTAAAGCCGCAAGTGGAGTTTGGCATCAGCCCGTTTGGAATCTGGCGCAATGCCAAGGATGACCCAACTGGTTCCGACACCAACGGTCAAAGCTCCTACGACAATCTGTATGCCGATGTGCGCACCTGGATTCGCAACGGCTGGATGGACTATGTAGCGCCGCAGCTTTACTGGAGCATTGGGTATAAGCCTGCCGCCTACGACAAGCTGGTTCACTGGTGGTCCAACGAGACGAATGGCACGCCTGTGAAGCTGTATATTGGCCAAGGTGCGTACCGCGTAGGATCGAATACGACGGATTGGGCTTCCAGCCAGACGATAATCCAGCAGCTGCAGTTCAACAAGGCTTTCCCGCAGGTGCAGGGCAGTATTTTCTTCAGTGCCAAAACGCTGATGAAGGATACAGCAGGGATTCGCTCCAGTCTGAAACAGTACTATTCAGCTCAGAACCAGTGAGGAAGCGGGTTTTGAAGTTGTAGCATAGATGGCCTTTTCGTGACAAATGGCGGTACGTACTGCCATTTGGACGAGGAGGCTATTTTTGTTTGAGCGCATCGAGAACATGATGCAGAGTCTACAGATGGGGTTGCATGACTTCCAAAATGAAGACCCTGCATCATTGAGCATAAAATGTCGGAAGAATACATGCAGATCCTGCTATGCTTTTGATAAAGGAGGTCATCTGATGGATTTGCTGAGACACATGAACGAAGCCATTCGGTATATCGAAGATAATCTTGCTGATGAGATTGACTTGAGGGAAGTAGCCAGGGCCGCTTTCTGTTCCGAGTATCATTTTAAAAGAATGTTTTCTTCTCTCGCAGGCATGACGTTGTCTGAATATATCCGCCGGAGACGACTGACTCTTGCCGCTTTTGAACTAAACCATAGCGATCTTAGAATCATTGATATCGCGGTGAAATACGGATATCATTCGCCCGATTCTTTTACCAGAGCTTTTCAAAGTTTGCATGGTGTCACGCCTTCAGAAGCCAGAAAGAATGGCAAAGCGTTAAAAGCCTTTCCGCGCATGACCTTCCAAATATCGATAAAAGGAGGAAGTGAAATGAATTACCGAATAGAAGAAAAAGAAGCATTTCACATCGTGGGGATCATGAAAAGAGTGCCGATCGTTTTCCAGGGAGAGAACCCGGAAATAACCGCCATGTGGAAAAGCTTGGGCATGGAGAACATCAATAAACTGAAAGCATTATCAAATGTGGAACCAACCGGGCTCATTCAAGCATCCACGAACTTTTCGGAAGACCGCATGGAGGAAAAAGGAGGGCTTGATCATTATATCGGTGTGGCCACAACGCATCAGTGTCCGGAAGGATTTACGAAACTGGAAGTTCCAGCCTTTACGTGGGCGGTATTCGAGTCAGCGGGACCGTTTCCTCAGACCCTGCAGGAAACGTGGGGACGCATCTATTCAGAGTGGTTTCCATCCTCGGGCTTTCAACAGGCGGAGGGACCCGAAATCTCGTCAATCCAAAGCAAAGATTTGACTTCACCAACGGTAAAAAGTGAGATTTGGATTCCCGTTTTAAAGAAGGAAGGTAGGGAATAGGTACAGAAGCTGCTTCGGCCGCTCTTTTTCTTTTTCTCTTTCACTGCGGCCCCGTTGTGCGGACGTAAGGCAAGTGGATACACCCTTTTACAAATAGTACTTTATCACACATAGTAATATGTGTTATGATGTATCTGGCAAGGGACGGGAGGCGTGCTGCATTGGAAGAAACGGCATACAACAGTGATTTGGTCAGGGGGAGCATCGACACGATTATTTTGTCTGTACTGATGCTACGGGATAACTACGGCTACCAGATCATCAAGGAAATTTACCAAAAAAGCGAATCTCGCTTTGAATTAAAAGAGCCTACGCTGTACTCGAGTCTGCGCCGCCTCGAAAAGCAGAACATGATTGAATCCTACTGGGGAGAAGAAACACAGGGCGGGCGCAGGAAATACTATCGGATCACGGAGCTTGGCAGAGCGTTGTACCAGAAAAACTGCGACGAATGGGAAAGCGCGCGCGATCTCATCGACCGATTGATCCGTGTGGAAAATGAGGGGTGACTCACTTGAAAGACGTGGAAAAGTATGTGGAAGGGTTGTTTTCCGGCCATAAGGAGAGCGAGGAAACCCGTGAGCTGAAAGAAGAAATCATCAGCAATCTGGAAGCCAAAATCACCGACTTCATGCAGGACGGATTGTCACGTGACGAGGCGTTCAGACTTGCCGCCAAAAGTATGGATACCGTTGATTTTTTGCTGGAAGGGCATCCGAGAATTTACGTTGGGCGGTATAAGCGGGAGCTTGCCCAGTCCGTCTTTTTGTACATCTTGATTGTCTGGATCTTGTCCATTCCGCTCCGGTTTACGCTATCCGGTCAATTGCTCAACAATCTGGCGACGCTGTCTGTTCTGATTTGCGGTGTCACTTATCTCATGCTGCTGAAAAAGGGACAGGGCGACTCGGCTGTTGCCGTCGTGAATGCAGCCACATGGAAAAGAGCGCAAAAAATTGCCTGGCTTTTTTGTGGATTGTACACCGGAGTGATGACCCTTTACACCACAGCCATCAAGTTTGGCAGCAATCTCTGGTTTTGGCGTCCGATTCACATCGACGGACCGTACCAATTTGGACTTTTGGTCGTCGATTACGCGATGCCTTTCCTGCTGATCATTGTCCCGCTCATGATTCGAAGAGCATTCGAGCTGATTGGAAAGCACGAGGTGATGGGCACAGATGAACAATAAAAATAAGTGGATCATTGCGCTGTTGCTCGTTGGTGTAGTGGGACTCACAGTGGTAGAAGGCTATCTGAAACCCCAGCTGCGAGCACAGGAGGAGCAGTACAAGGCCGATCAGCAGAACCCGTTGACACATGACTTTCAAAGTGTCCTGCGCTATCAGAGCAAATACATGGGGGATGCCTCCAATTTGATCAACCTGAATCACCATCTTCCGCTGTCAGCTATTCCGAAAACATTTCAGTTGTACCCCGAGGAGTACAAAGCTGAGCTGATTTATCAAAGAGATGCGGCCAGTGTTGATGACGTGCTGCTCAAACAAGCATTGCTCTATAACGCCACGGCCAATTTTGTCTTGATTGAAAATCTGGAGCGCTACCAGGTCCGATTCCCCGATGTCTCCTACACGTTTTCGCGGACAGCGATCGAGCAATGGTACGGTGGCAATCTGCAACGACTGTTGGAGAAAAAGCAGTGGGACCAGGAAGTAAGAGACCGACTGGCAGAGGAGAGCTACGTAAAAACGTTTTTCAAGCAAGTGGCCTCTGCTGAGAAAAGCAGTGAGTAGTGGCCAGATTACAGAGCAAAAAAAGCCAATCAACCTGTCTTTGGCCGGTCGATTGGCTTTTTCGTGGAATTCATCTTTTGTGGTAGCCGCGCTCCCCGTACGGCTGGAGCTGGTCCAGCCATTTTTCCTCCAGCTTCTTTAGCTCGTCGGCTTCGTCAAAATAGCCGGTCTCCTTTTTCTTCAAGACCTCCAGCACTTCAAAGACAAAGGCGTCCTCGCCGTATTCATTCCATTCCTGCTGCAGTTGTTTGTTGATATGGCTGCCCATTTTCAACTGAAACTGCTTGCCATTCATCGTCTTCAGATTGCGGGTGCTTTCGATCCACACCTTCTGATTCACAGTGTTCTTAATTTGGTAGACACCGGCTTCTGTCTTCATTTCTTTGTATTGATGCTTTAACTCTTCTTTGCGGTTCATCCTCGTTTCCTGCCTTCCTGATCATTTTTTCAGCCAGTACTGGCTGCCATCTGTTTTTCGGTCGAGAAAACCGTATTCGATCAAATAGCGTCGCAGCGTTACGTGGTCATCATAGACAGCTTTCAGGATCTCGTTTACTTCTTTCTCGGTATAGATGCGCTCGCTGTCAAAGCGCTTGGTGATTTCCCGCAGTACGATGACTCGCTGTTTTTCCTTCAGAGCAAACGTTGCAAGCGGTCCGTCCGTACCCTCGGGAAAGTACTTTTGGAGCATCGCCTGGGATTCGTCTTCGGTGATGTTGTAGCGGTCATCCACCATTCTTGCCGTTTGATGCAGCGGGACGAATGCCGGGGCATGCTTGTCTTTCTCTTTTAAAAGCTCCATCAGCGTTAGAAATACTTTGGCTTGCCGCTCCTTTTCCTTTAACACAAAGCGGTGATTGCGGATGGTTGAAGCACTTCCGATCCCCAGCTCCTTTTGCACCTCCGCATCGCTTTTTCCCTGATAAAACAGGTGAAGCAGGCTGTTCTGGTGCTCCGTCAGACCCGTAAATTTTTTATCCATGCGAATCAGAAAGTCAAATACGGATTGATGAGCTTTTTCAATATGAAGGCGTACATATCTTTCCGCTTCATAAAAAACACCGTCTTCCGGATAAATGATTCCATCCTCGAAGGGTTTGCCACAGAGCAAGCAGAAGAAGTGATGATCGGCTTTTACATACCCTGCCTTCAGTTCTTCCACCGACGCATTCCAGAAACGCTCAGAAACACTCATGGTACAAACACATCCTTACTCGGTTTATCATTTTATAGACACTTTACCAAAGTGTCTATGTTTTGTCGAGTTGTATTTCGGTGTTAGAGAAAATTGCCACCACTGACAGTGTCCATCTCTATCGAACAATTGACAAAACAGCTATTGGTAATTCCTATCCCCATCGAGCTATACTGGAGAGGTTATGCCGTTAATCGCTGCTGCGAGCGATGGCCAGCTACGTACTGCTGATAGCGAGAGAACGAACGTATATCTCGCCATCCGTTCATAGAAATCTCAGAGAGGAAAGGGGAGTTTTGCATGAAACGAAAAAGAGCGGACCGCCCAAACTGGCGAAGAGTGAAAAAACTTGGCTACGATGAAAAGTGGCTGGAGACAGCGCAGTTTACCGGCTATGCAGTTCGCCTGACACTGGATGATGTCATCGAGCCTGCTTATATGCCTGTGGGAGAAAAACGCTTGTGTGTAGGAGATCAGGATTATTGCTACCTGCAGTTTTTTCCGTCCGGTTGTGGCTATGCCGTAACCAAGATGCTGAACGAGCGGGGAGAGACGATTCAGTGGTACATCGATATTTGCAAGGAGCACGGCAAGGATCAGGAGGGGCATCTGTATTATGATGACCTGTATCTCGATATTGTTGTATTGCCAAACGGCGAGGTGTATCTGCTCGATCAGGACGAGCTGGATGAAGCGCTGCAAAGGAAGCTGATTAACCGGCAAGAGTATCAATTTGCCTGTCAAACGGCGGCGGAACTGTTGAAAAGATATGAAGCGGGAGACAGAGAATGGTTTGATTTTCCTGATCCGTGGAAGTAGGTCTTTACACGCGAGAGGGGATCACACTATAATGCAAGTAAGAAAAGTGAGTAATCACTCGCAAGATGAGCACCAAGAGAAAACAAGCATTCTCTCTAAAAACCAGACGGGTTGCAAATTTTGGGGGGATGTTATTTTTTTGAGAAGAAAAATGAGTGAGTACTCACTTTTTTACAAAATGAGGTGATGAGGATGTATCGCAAAGGAATCTGCTCCTTCCTGGTTTTGTCACTTTCCGTTTCTCTGTTGGCTGGCTGCTCTCTCCTGCAAAAGCCGGAACAACTGCTCTCTGGCACGATTGAAGCAGATGAAGTGCCGATCGTCGCCGAAGTAGGCGGTTTGGTCGAGCACGCTACTGCTGAGGAAGGCATGCATGTCCAGAAAGGGGGTGTGCTGGCCGAAATCAGCAAGCGCACCTATGAAGCAGCCGTCAACGAGGCCGAAGCAGCGAAGGCCCAGGCGCAAGCCAAGCTGGACGAAGCAAAAGCGGGGAGCCGCAATCCTTCTGTGCAAAAGGGGATCGCTGCGGTTCAGCAGGCCGATGCGACCATTTCCCTGCAGGATGCGCGTGCCAAGCAGGCCCAGGCAGCGCTGGCCCAAAGTCAGGAGCAAACGACACAGGTAGAGACGCAATGGGAGGGAGCAAAAAAGACGCTGGCCTACCAGGAAAGCCGGCTGAAGGAAGCAGCCTCCCTGTTTGAGCGCGGGGCGATTTCCAAAAAGGATTACGAAGCGCAGCAGGAAGCCGTCAACCAGGCGCAGACACAAGTAAACCAGCTCGCCGCTCAGGTGGAGGCGTCACGTTCTCGCACGCTTTCGGCTCAACAGGATATCGCGGCGGCCTTGGCCCAAAAGGGAACGGCAGAGGCGCAGCGCAAAGGAGCGATAGCCGATCTGGACCTGTTGAAAGAAGGCAGTACAGACTATACGATTCGCGCGATGCTGGCGGCAGTACAGCAGGCCGATGCGCGATTGGACCAGGCCAAATGGCAGTTGGAAAAAACAGTGATCAAGGCACCAGCCGACGGCATTTTGCTCCGCACCTCGATTTCGGAGGGGGAGGTTGCCAAGCAGGGAGCTACCCTGTTTACGATGATGAAAGCCGATCACCTGAAGCTGAAGGTGTACATCCCGGAAGCAGAGCTGTCCAAGGTGAAAATCGGGGAAAAGACCGAGATCAAGGTGGATGCGTACCCGGATGAAGTGTTTGTCGGCCAGATCCAGTCAATTGCCGAAAAAGCGGAGTTTACACCGAAAAATGTGCAAACACCCAACGAGCGGACCAAGCTGGTCTTTGCCGTCACGATCCGGATTACAGAAGGGTTGGAGAAGCTGAGACCGGGCATGCCTGCCGATGTGCGCCTGCTGACGGAGGAGGGAGAGCGATGAGAGAAGTCACACAGCCTGACTACCCGATGAACGAGGCCATCCGTTGTGTAGAGCTCACCAAACGCTTTCAGGAGCGGATCGCCGTCAACAGCTTGTCGCTGACGGTGCCCAAAGGCTCCATCTACGGCTTTCTCGGCCCCAACGGCTCAGGCAAATCGACGACAAT
This window harbors:
- a CDS encoding response regulator translates to MQMATKKLTEQKNFIVNCNDYLVCSPITPSEDAWEAENKVHILLVDDRKENLLSLEAVLDSPEYHLVSVQSGEEALRCMLNDEFACVLLDVQMPGMNGFETAKLIKQREKSRHIPILFITAISKATEHVVQGYEAGAIDYIFKPFHPDTLRMKVEGFIQLYRKQKQIEYQREMLRYRTMELLEANKSHYYTLMELQKSEALSRTIVEASADTILTLDENRIILSANQVVESMFGYQICEIIGMHIELLLEIPSKNSRCREDRIIETVATRSDHTQFAVDVQFKKATVQQKHIYVCSIRDITERKQLEIERKHHYQQLEQLVNERTQELVLSQELFQKIFQSSPCLMAIRSCKDRCYIDVNKSWLSYTGYAYEEVKHLPHDRLILAKESVQAECAIDLEDAVRNEKISYVTRSGEVREGLLSTEKINIRGECCILSVITDITDRVYLEKEMARLDRLHLIGEMAAGIAHEIRNPMTTVRGFLQLEKSKKDTESFQFVDIMITELDRANTIITEFLTLAKNRTSNLKKQHLLPIIEPLLPLVQAEASLSGKDLYTELKACPELFLDVKEIRQLFLNLTLNGMEAMNSGGVLTVKTYVKDQDVVLEIGDQGPGIDEDLLDKIWTPFFTTKEEGTGLGLAVCYSIANRHHARIEVETSERGTTFFVLFPIRS
- a CDS encoding DUF1254 domain-containing protein; this encodes MIRISRKNRVFAAVFTTILTVLSVLWSGSFTPVQQAAASPAAPKPEGSSRQPYKIGAIQAKEQLAYVLGVQAYLYGYPLVEMEKIKAESLQNLAPLNQFAYITRLATPADRVIVSPNADTLYLFAWLDLANGPVTLHVPEDPDGRYYTIEMLDAYTNVFQNVSSRSTKQKAGNYAIVGPSWKGKLPSRTKRIVAPTNMVWLIGRVEVKDQADLPKAVAFQKQFALSSPGNHENKAQPGPLTSAKSNKTQQVLDPLAFFAVMTDAIKRNPPPPCDEVLLDQFKLIGIDPSTGFQPQALDPPIIAGLTRAARDARSIIEHSDKLFTQSENGWTSTPLLGRYGDQFLLRAYVAYSGIGANVPSEEKYARTFVDSTGVPLNGKNKYVLHFAKDQIPDVSAFWSVTMYGPDFYLVPNSIQRYSIGSLTKGLVYNPDGSLDLYIQSTPPPKGESNWLPAPSGPFNLVLRMFEPRPKSLSEPYRIPPVRKLP
- a CDS encoding glycoside hydrolase family 10 protein, with translation MKKHGFLMGLFVLLLGVQPVMAASAQPQPSIFAAFTGSQTSKLVASVAPPDIAGNGSVIAPPAAINTGSGAGTNETNTTLNQVQQHPEMRAAWVSTVFNIDWPSKAGLSAEQQKAEYIHMLDELKATGMNSIIVQVRPESDAIYPSKLVPWSKWLTGTQGKDPGYDPLAFMVEETHKRGMKFHAWFNPFRASTSAVRENLVATHPARVHPNWAVVHNNLLIYNPGLPEVRKHIIAGIMEVVNNYNIDGVHLDDYFYPYGKEDFKDDAAFAAYNQGRFTNKGDWRRDNVNVFVRDLYQSIKSVKPQVEFGISPFGIWRNAKDDPTGSDTNGQSSYDNLYADVRTWIRNGWMDYVAPQLYWSIGYKPAAYDKLVHWWSNETNGTPVKLYIGQGAYRVGSNTTDWASSQTIIQQLQFNKAFPQVQGSIFFSAKTLMKDTAGIRSSLKQYYSAQNQ
- a CDS encoding AraC family transcriptional regulator codes for the protein MDLLRHMNEAIRYIEDNLADEIDLREVARAAFCSEYHFKRMFSSLAGMTLSEYIRRRRLTLAAFELNHSDLRIIDIAVKYGYHSPDSFTRAFQSLHGVTPSEARKNGKALKAFPRMTFQISIKGGSEMNYRIEEKEAFHIVGIMKRVPIVFQGENPEITAMWKSLGMENINKLKALSNVEPTGLIQASTNFSEDRMEEKGGLDHYIGVATTHQCPEGFTKLEVPAFTWAVFESAGPFPQTLQETWGRIYSEWFPSSGFQQAEGPEISSIQSKDLTSPTVKSEIWIPVLKKEGRE
- a CDS encoding PadR family transcriptional regulator translates to MEETAYNSDLVRGSIDTIILSVLMLRDNYGYQIIKEIYQKSESRFELKEPTLYSSLRRLEKQNMIESYWGEETQGGRRKYYRITELGRALYQKNCDEWESARDLIDRLIRVENEG
- a CDS encoding permease prefix domain 1-containing protein, which translates into the protein MEKYVEGLFSGHKESEETRELKEEIISNLEAKITDFMQDGLSRDEAFRLAAKSMDTVDFLLEGHPRIYVGRYKRELAQSVFLYILIVWILSIPLRFTLSGQLLNNLATLSVLICGVTYLMLLKKGQGDSAVAVVNAATWKRAQKIAWLFCGLYTGVMTLYTTAIKFGSNLWFWRPIHIDGPYQFGLLVVDYAMPFLLIIVPLMIRRAFELIGKHEVMGTDEQ
- a CDS encoding DUF4825 domain-containing protein encodes the protein MNNKNKWIIALLLVGVVGLTVVEGYLKPQLRAQEEQYKADQQNPLTHDFQSVLRYQSKYMGDASNLINLNHHLPLSAIPKTFQLYPEEYKAELIYQRDAASVDDVLLKQALLYNATANFVLIENLERYQVRFPDVSYTFSRTAIEQWYGGNLQRLLEKKQWDQEVRDRLAEESYVKTFFKQVASAEKSSE